Proteins co-encoded in one Chloroflexota bacterium genomic window:
- a CDS encoding DUF86 domain-containing protein, with product MLDAAHAAMRLAHERVRSDLDEDEGLAHSIVRVVQIIGEAASHVDESVREGNPGIPWSQIISMRNRLVHAYHDVNMEIVWKTVQEDLPQLVERLEQILPSEAR from the coding sequence ATGCTCGACGCGGCGCATGCGGCGATGCGGCTCGCGCACGAACGGGTGCGCAGTGACCTCGACGAAGACGAAGGACTAGCGCATTCCATAGTCCGAGTTGTCCAGATCATCGGCGAAGCCGCGAGTCACGTAGACGAGTCTGTTCGGGAAGGCAACCCAGGCATACCCTGGTCGCAGATCATCTCCATGCGCAACCGTCTCGTCCACGCGTACCACGACGTCAACATGGAAATCGTCTGGAAGACCGTGCAGGAAGACCTGCCTCAATTGGTCGAGCGACTCGAGCAGATCTTGCCGTCAGAAGCACGCTAA
- the cmk gene encoding (d)CMP kinase → MSAPAARGPIVTIDGPAAVGKTTVGRMLAESLGYLCLDSGLFYRAVALATVRADGDPDCADDALAAARSLRLRFAADPSGKFAARTFDGDCDITEALVSPEVDRTVSLVSRIPEVRAAMLEPQREALREGGIVALGRDIGTVVCPEADLKVYLDASPDVRAQRRWKERRDAGGRMDIADIRENLLARDRIDSQRSIAPLRAAPDAVIISTDACAPTEVVQAIRASMTERGLIHEA, encoded by the coding sequence ATGAGCGCTCCCGCCGCGCGGGGTCCCATTGTCACCATCGACGGCCCGGCTGCCGTGGGCAAGACGACAGTCGGGCGCATGCTGGCCGAGTCACTGGGCTACCTGTGCCTGGACAGCGGGCTGTTCTACCGCGCCGTGGCGCTGGCGACCGTGCGCGCGGACGGGGATCCGGACTGTGCGGACGATGCCCTGGCCGCCGCCCGCTCGCTCCGGCTGCGCTTTGCCGCCGACCCGTCCGGGAAGTTCGCGGCGCGGACCTTCGACGGGGACTGCGATATCACCGAGGCGCTCGTCAGCCCCGAGGTGGATCGCACCGTGTCGCTGGTGTCGCGGATTCCCGAAGTGCGAGCGGCGATGCTCGAGCCCCAGCGCGAAGCGCTCCGCGAGGGCGGCATCGTGGCCCTGGGCCGCGATATCGGGACCGTGGTGTGTCCCGAGGCCGACCTCAAGGTCTACCTGGATGCCAGCCCGGACGTGCGGGCGCAGCGTCGCTGGAAGGAACGCCGGGACGCCGGGGGTCGGATGGACATTGCCGATATCCGCGAGAACCTGCTGGCGCGGGACCGCATCGATTCGCAGCGATCGATCGCGCCGCTGCGGGCCGCGCCTGACGCCGTGATCATTTCCACCGATGCTTGCGCGCCGACCGAGGTGGTGCAGGCCATCAGGGCGTCGATGACCGAGCGGGGGTTGATCCATGAGGCCTGA
- a CDS encoding lysophospholipid acyltransferase family protein, giving the protein MRPEIEWEARDTPRPAMWAYLSGRAFGRFVLFPLLFDMHVRGLEHVPSGGPLILASNHVSNFDPILVGTYVPRTTTFVAKQELYRVAPLALLWHWWGAVLVRRDGLDMRPLRMLLRILAEGGTVGMFPEGTRSRGRGLQRPLPGAAYLAVKSGVPVLPVAVWGADDLNLKRRMVRGRPRVDVRVGPLLEPDVPTGRVTREVLDQVGEDIMQRLAALLPERLRGVYAATSEGSADA; this is encoded by the coding sequence ATGAGGCCTGAAATCGAGTGGGAGGCCCGTGACACGCCACGCCCGGCGATGTGGGCCTATCTCTCTGGGAGAGCCTTCGGACGCTTTGTCCTGTTTCCGCTGCTCTTCGACATGCACGTCCGGGGGCTGGAACACGTGCCGTCGGGCGGCCCGTTGATCCTGGCGTCCAACCACGTCAGCAACTTCGACCCGATCCTGGTGGGGACCTATGTTCCGCGCACGACCACGTTCGTTGCCAAGCAGGAGCTCTACCGGGTGGCGCCGCTGGCGCTGCTGTGGCATTGGTGGGGCGCGGTGCTGGTTCGCCGCGACGGTCTGGACATGCGCCCGCTGCGCATGTTGCTGCGGATCCTGGCGGAGGGCGGCACGGTGGGCATGTTTCCCGAGGGCACGCGCAGCCGCGGACGGGGCCTGCAGCGGCCCCTGCCCGGCGCGGCGTACCTGGCGGTGAAGAGCGGCGTGCCCGTTCTTCCGGTGGCCGTTTGGGGCGCCGACGATCTGAATCTCAAGCGACGGATGGTGCGCGGTCGGCCACGGGTTGATGTGCGCGTCGGTCCCTTGCTGGAGCCGGACGTGCCGACGGGCCGAGTTACGCGCGAGGTGCTCGACCAGGTCGGTGAGGACATCATGCAGCGCCTCGCGGCGCTGCTGCCGGAACGCTTGCGAGGAGTCTACGCCGCCACGAGCGAAGGATCGGCCGATGCCTGA
- a CDS encoding UDP-N-acetylmuramoyl-L-alanyl-D-glutamate--2,6-diaminopimelate ligase translates to MNGRESPAPRPFADLLAACPDAQLRQPAGGLIESVHFDSRQVGPGACFVARRGLRDDGHAYISSAIAAGAVAVVAERPVEVPSRVGLAIVPDGRRALAALARRLWGEPDLDIGTVGVTGTDGKTTTSHLIASMLQSQGHAAGAMTTVGTWLSGEWLPAAGRLTTPEPPVIARQLRELVDAGTDWAVLEVASHALELRRVDGFSFDRAVITNVTHEHLDLHGSIEGYRRAKRRLLDLLDATPATDRGRAAILNADDPVVAGFARHTRSDVITFGRQPTADVQSEWVELDDGRPKVTLSSPWGCWTVPTNLVGPWNAANIAAAAACVGSICGSLDNAIAALPSIASVPGRMQAIDCGQPFRVIVDFAHTPAALEACLRALRPQTPGRLIALFGSAGDQDRSKRPLLGRAAAELADWVLVADEDPRSEDPQAIAEAVVAGAREVRPDIWIDIVLDRRMAIQAAIAEANAGDTVLLAGKGHETSIAYADRTIAWDESAVARAALAAAGYPAP, encoded by the coding sequence ATGAACGGCCGGGAGTCGCCGGCCCCACGGCCGTTCGCCGATCTCCTGGCGGCTTGTCCGGACGCGCAACTGCGCCAGCCGGCCGGCGGATTGATCGAGTCGGTGCACTTCGACTCGCGACAGGTTGGCCCCGGCGCCTGCTTCGTCGCCCGGCGCGGGCTGCGCGATGACGGTCACGCCTACATCTCCTCGGCCATCGCCGCCGGTGCCGTGGCCGTGGTCGCCGAGCGTCCCGTCGAAGTCCCCTCGCGCGTGGGTCTGGCGATCGTGCCGGACGGTCGGCGGGCTCTGGCCGCGCTGGCCCGGCGCCTGTGGGGCGAGCCCGATCTGGACATCGGCACGGTCGGCGTGACGGGTACGGACGGCAAGACCACGACGAGTCACCTGATCGCGTCGATGCTTCAATCGCAAGGACACGCCGCCGGCGCCATGACCACCGTGGGCACGTGGCTTTCTGGCGAATGGCTGCCCGCGGCCGGGCGGCTGACGACACCCGAGCCGCCGGTGATCGCTCGGCAGCTGCGGGAACTGGTGGATGCGGGGACCGACTGGGCGGTGCTCGAGGTGGCGTCGCACGCGCTGGAGCTCCGGCGCGTGGACGGCTTCAGCTTCGACCGCGCGGTAATTACAAACGTGACCCACGAGCATCTCGACCTTCACGGCAGCATCGAGGGCTACCGCCGGGCAAAGCGCCGGCTGCTCGATCTGCTCGACGCGACTCCCGCCACCGACCGGGGTCGGGCGGCCATTCTCAACGCCGACGATCCGGTGGTAGCCGGATTTGCACGCCATACCCGCAGCGACGTGATCACGTTTGGCCGGCAGCCGACCGCCGATGTGCAGTCGGAGTGGGTCGAACTCGACGACGGGCGCCCTAAAGTGACGCTGAGCTCCCCCTGGGGCTGCTGGACCGTCCCGACCAACCTCGTGGGCCCCTGGAATGCCGCCAACATTGCCGCCGCCGCGGCGTGCGTGGGGTCGATTTGCGGCAGTCTCGACAATGCAATCGCGGCGCTGCCGAGCATCGCATCGGTTCCGGGGCGCATGCAGGCAATCGACTGCGGTCAGCCGTTCCGGGTCATCGTGGATTTCGCGCACACGCCGGCGGCGCTGGAGGCCTGTCTGCGGGCGCTGCGTCCGCAAACTCCAGGTCGGCTCATCGCCCTTTTTGGCAGCGCGGGCGATCAGGATCGGAGCAAGCGGCCACTGCTGGGTCGCGCGGCCGCCGAGCTGGCCGACTGGGTCCTGGTGGCCGACGAGGATCCCCGAAGCGAAGATCCCCAAGCCATCGCCGAGGCGGTCGTTGCCGGCGCCAGGGAAGTACGGCCCGACATCTGGATCGACATCGTGCTGGATCGACGGATGGCCATTCAGGCGGCCATCGCCGAGGCCAATGCGGGCGACACGGTCTTGCTGGCGGGCAAGGGCCACGAAACCAGCATCGCCTACGCCGACCGCACCATTGCGTGGGACGAATCCGCGGTGGCGCGGGCAGCGCTGGCGGCCGCCGGCTACCCGGCGCCGTAG
- the thyX gene encoding FAD-dependent thymidylate synthase has product MAPEQQADIAEQRAQAHTTRRTTVAALEELLFEPVPVLDHGFIRVVDYMGDDEAIVQAARVSYGRGSKRRRRDRGLIRYLMRHWHTTPFEMCEIKLHVKLPIFVARQWIRHRTASVNEYSARYSVLDHEFYVPERDRLQAQSTLNSQGSGDVLNDHEAQRVLDLLTTDAGQVYEHYEEMLNLDAEGETLDADRQGLARELARMNLSLNFYTQWYWKIDLFNLLHFVWLRADPHAQYEIRAYADVLLDVIRRWVPLTYDAFMDYRMNAASISGPGLAVLRRMLNGEQVYQESSGLAPAEWRELMRLLNSES; this is encoded by the coding sequence ATCGCGCCCGAGCAGCAGGCCGACATCGCCGAGCAGCGCGCCCAAGCGCACACTACCCGGCGCACGACGGTCGCGGCGTTGGAAGAGCTCCTTTTCGAGCCTGTGCCGGTCCTCGATCACGGCTTCATCCGCGTGGTCGACTACATGGGCGACGACGAGGCCATCGTGCAGGCGGCGCGCGTCTCCTACGGCCGCGGCAGCAAGCGGCGGCGGCGCGACCGCGGCCTCATTCGCTACCTCATGCGCCACTGGCACACCACGCCGTTCGAGATGTGCGAGATCAAGCTGCACGTCAAGCTGCCGATCTTCGTGGCGCGCCAGTGGATCCGTCACCGCACCGCCAGCGTGAACGAGTACTCCGCCCGCTACTCCGTGCTCGACCACGAGTTCTACGTCCCCGAGCGCGACCGCCTGCAAGCGCAGTCGACCCTCAACAGCCAGGGCAGCGGCGACGTGCTGAACGACCACGAGGCCCAGCGCGTCCTCGACCTCCTCACCACCGACGCCGGCCAGGTCTACGAGCACTACGAGGAAATGCTGAATCTCGACGCAGAAGGCGAGACGCTCGATGCCGACCGCCAGGGCCTGGCGCGCGAGCTGGCGCGGATGAACCTCTCCCTGAACTTCTACACCCAGTGGTATTGGAAGATCGACCTGTTCAACCTGCTGCACTTCGTCTGGCTGCGGGCCGACCCTCACGCGCAATACGAAATCCGCGCCTACGCCGACGTGCTGCTCGACGTCATCCGCCGCTGGGTGCCGCTGACCTACGACGCCTTCATGGACTACCGCATGAACGCCGCCTCGATCTCCGGCCCTGGCCTGGCCGTCCTGCGCCGCATGCTCAACGGCGAACAGGTCTATCAGGAATCCAGCGGCCTCGCCCCGGCCGAGTGGCGGGAGCTGATGAGGCTTCTAAACAGTGAGTCATGA
- a CDS encoding peptidoglycan bridge formation glycyltransferase FemA/FemB family protein produces the protein MTAAVSRVESQAAWEAFVARHADGGFLQSWRWGELKSRYGWRAIRLGLPRGDGGLAGGAQVLIRTRRAWPGGPRVGLAYVPRGPLAETPDDAAAAARAAIEVGRDHGASFVRIEPPSNLAADALASCGLRSSNQFVQIPRTAVVDLERPESDILGGFKSKMRYNIRLAGRRGVEVAPAEGNADFEAFVGLVQITASRERFAIHHASYYRDVWQTFQPDQGALFIARYQGTPLAALMVVGAGRTAAYVFGGSSNQHRNLMAPHAVQWAAMQWAKGRGFTRYDLWGMADPDDANDAMAGVHRFKLGFNPDLVTYPSAFDLSLQPARAWLLTRAVRLREAIHSARAGRAGPV, from the coding sequence ATGACTGCCGCCGTCTCCCGGGTCGAGTCGCAGGCGGCGTGGGAGGCCTTTGTGGCCAGACATGCCGATGGTGGCTTTCTGCAGTCGTGGCGGTGGGGGGAGTTGAAGTCGCGATACGGATGGCGCGCGATCCGGCTGGGCCTGCCGCGCGGCGACGGCGGTCTCGCGGGCGGGGCGCAGGTGCTCATCCGCACCCGGCGAGCGTGGCCGGGCGGGCCGCGCGTCGGCCTGGCCTATGTGCCGCGCGGACCGCTGGCCGAAACCCCGGACGACGCCGCGGCGGCGGCGCGTGCGGCCATCGAGGTCGGCCGGGACCACGGCGCATCCTTCGTCCGCATCGAGCCGCCGAGCAATTTGGCCGCTGATGCGCTTGCGTCCTGTGGATTGCGGTCGTCAAACCAGTTCGTGCAGATCCCGCGCACCGCCGTGGTCGACCTCGAGCGCCCGGAATCCGACATCCTCGGCGGCTTCAAGTCCAAGATGCGCTACAACATCCGACTCGCCGGACGCCGCGGCGTGGAGGTGGCGCCTGCCGAAGGCAACGCCGACTTCGAGGCGTTCGTAGGGTTGGTTCAAATCACCGCTTCGCGTGAGCGGTTTGCCATTCACCACGCGTCGTACTACCGCGATGTGTGGCAGACGTTTCAACCCGATCAGGGTGCGCTCTTCATTGCCCGGTATCAGGGAACGCCGCTGGCGGCGCTGATGGTGGTGGGCGCGGGCCGCACCGCCGCCTACGTCTTTGGTGGGTCGTCGAACCAGCATCGCAATCTCATGGCGCCGCACGCCGTGCAGTGGGCGGCCATGCAGTGGGCCAAAGGGCGGGGTTTCACGCGATATGACCTCTGGGGCATGGCGGACCCCGACGACGCAAACGACGCCATGGCCGGCGTGCACCGGTTCAAGCTCGGATTCAATCCGGACCTGGTGACCTATCCCAGCGCGTTCGATCTATCGCTACAGCCTGCGCGGGCGTGGCTGCTCACCCGAGCCGTGCGCCTGCGCGAGGCAATTCACAGCGCGCGCGCCGGCCGGGCGGGTCCGGTATGA
- the plsY gene encoding glycerol-3-phosphate 1-O-acyltransferase PlsY: MSMGEILGAIGMVLGAYLIGSVPFGVLVCRVGFGVDVFAQGSRRSGATNVMRAVGFGPAALVIVGDLLKGFLPGLAARIIFGEDSIVPVLAVTAAVAGHNWSIFLRLRGGRGVVTAVGGLAAMAPIVVAIALPAGLLAAAISRYVSVGSLTGSLTALLSAVIFYAVGRWITGYDLLLASGLAFFMFTQHIDNMRRIVAGKERRLPAWAGLIGGRNGRNRGSSLS; this comes from the coding sequence ATGTCCATGGGCGAAATCCTGGGCGCGATCGGCATGGTGCTCGGCGCCTATCTCATCGGCTCGGTTCCATTCGGCGTCCTGGTGTGCCGGGTCGGATTCGGCGTGGACGTGTTTGCGCAAGGCAGCCGTCGGTCGGGCGCCACGAACGTCATGCGCGCGGTTGGGTTCGGACCGGCCGCGCTCGTGATCGTCGGCGACTTGCTGAAGGGATTTCTGCCCGGGCTGGCGGCCCGCATCATCTTCGGCGAGGACTCCATCGTGCCGGTGTTGGCGGTGACGGCGGCGGTCGCCGGACACAATTGGTCCATCTTCTTGCGTCTCCGGGGCGGCCGGGGCGTAGTCACGGCGGTCGGCGGCTTGGCGGCGATGGCTCCGATCGTGGTGGCGATCGCCCTTCCGGCAGGTCTGCTGGCAGCGGCGATCAGCCGTTACGTTTCGGTGGGGTCGCTGACCGGCTCTCTGACGGCGCTTTTGAGCGCGGTCATCTTCTACGCCGTCGGTCGTTGGATCACAGGCTACGACTTGCTGCTTGCGTCTGGGCTCGCGTTTTTCATGTTTACCCAGCACATCGACAACATGCGACGGATCGTCGCCGGTAAGGAGCGACGGCTGCCGGCCTGGGCCGGTCTCATAGGCGGACGAAATGGACGCAATCGAGGGTCGTCGCTGAGCTGA
- the der gene encoding ribosome biogenesis GTPase Der, whose protein sequence is MPDGDRQLPLVALIGRPNVGKSTLFNRLVGERSAVVEPQPGTTRDRIYGELEWRGRAFAVVDTAGIAWHDPAPVAEAAVAQARAAADEADLVLVVTDVQTGVTELDGIVAREVLRRQRPHLLVVNKADHMDLRLDTGEFYALGLGEPAAISAMHGTATGDLLDAVAARLPAVAYTGEPDELPRLAIVGRPNVGKSSLLNALLGETRALVHDAPGTTRDSIDTLLEWEGRSIRLIDTAGIRRRGHIDSGVEYHSVLRAVRSIQRCDVGLLVVDAHEGATAQDAHVAGLVLEAGKGIVVLANKWDMLQDPERRKEVDFHLERVLHFLPEAPFLHTSALTGRGVPASVSAGLQVHEVRQTRVATGPLNRFLRAWAGRRGPPSRKGRQARFKYATQIGVSPPSFVTFFARPENVHPSYVRYLENGLREAFGFDGTPIVIRLRPS, encoded by the coding sequence ATGCCTGACGGCGATCGACAGCTTCCGCTGGTGGCGCTGATCGGGCGGCCCAACGTCGGCAAGTCCACCCTGTTCAACCGGCTGGTCGGGGAGCGGTCGGCGGTGGTCGAGCCGCAGCCCGGCACCACGCGCGACCGCATCTATGGCGAGCTGGAGTGGCGCGGGCGGGCGTTTGCGGTCGTGGACACGGCGGGCATCGCCTGGCACGACCCGGCGCCGGTGGCCGAGGCCGCCGTGGCGCAGGCCAGAGCCGCCGCCGACGAAGCGGATCTCGTGCTGGTGGTCACGGACGTCCAGACCGGGGTGACGGAACTGGACGGCATCGTGGCGCGCGAGGTGCTGAGACGGCAGCGGCCGCACCTGCTGGTGGTCAACAAGGCCGACCACATGGATCTCCGGCTGGACACCGGGGAGTTCTACGCGCTGGGCCTGGGCGAGCCAGCGGCCATCTCCGCGATGCACGGCACCGCGACCGGAGACTTGCTGGACGCCGTGGCGGCGCGGCTGCCGGCCGTGGCCTATACCGGTGAGCCCGATGAGCTGCCCCGCCTGGCGATTGTGGGCCGCCCGAACGTCGGCAAGTCGTCGCTGCTCAACGCGCTGCTGGGTGAGACGCGGGCGCTGGTGCACGACGCGCCGGGCACGACGCGGGACAGCATCGACACCCTGCTGGAGTGGGAGGGCCGGTCCATCCGGCTCATCGACACGGCGGGCATCCGGCGCCGGGGTCACATTGATTCGGGCGTCGAATACCACAGCGTGTTGCGCGCCGTGCGCTCGATTCAGCGCTGCGACGTGGGCCTGCTGGTGGTTGATGCCCACGAGGGCGCAACCGCGCAGGACGCGCACGTGGCCGGGCTCGTGCTCGAGGCCGGCAAGGGCATCGTCGTGCTCGCCAACAAATGGGACATGCTCCAGGACCCGGAGCGCCGCAAAGAGGTGGACTTCCACCTCGAGCGGGTCTTGCACTTCCTGCCCGAGGCGCCGTTTCTGCACACCTCCGCGCTCACCGGGCGCGGCGTGCCGGCGAGCGTCAGCGCCGGGCTCCAGGTGCATGAAGTCCGGCAAACACGCGTGGCGACGGGTCCGCTCAATCGGTTTCTGCGCGCCTGGGCCGGCCGGCGCGGTCCGCCCAGCCGCAAGGGACGCCAGGCGCGTTTCAAGTACGCCACGCAGATCGGCGTCAGTCCCCCGTCCTTCGTGACGTTCTTCGCGCGGCCCGAGAACGTGCATCCTTCCTATGTGCGCTACTTGGAAAACGGGTTGCGCGAGGCGTTTGGATTCGACGGAACGCCGATCGTCATCCGGCTGCGGCCGTCCTAG
- a CDS encoding nucleotidyltransferase family protein produces MKSQIDIPKDQLAAFCRDHGIKRLAIFGSALRSDFGPDSDIDMLVEFAPDRIPGLFAFAGMELELTRMLGRKVDLRTPEDLSRYFRQEVLAEAQVQYAQE; encoded by the coding sequence GTGAAGTCGCAAATCGATATTCCGAAGGATCAACTCGCCGCCTTCTGTAGGGACCACGGGATCAAGCGGCTGGCGATCTTCGGTTCCGCGCTAAGGTCCGACTTCGGACCAGACAGCGATATTGACATGCTTGTCGAGTTTGCGCCGGACCGAATTCCCGGCCTGTTTGCATTCGCCGGCATGGAGCTTGAGTTGACCCGAATGCTCGGTCGTAAGGTCGACCTCCGTACTCCAGAGGACTTGAGCCGCTACTTTCGCCAAGAAGTGCTCGCCGAGGCGCAAGTTCAATATGCGCAGGAATGA
- a CDS encoding SpoIID/LytB domain-containing protein, whose product MRRHAPIFRWCRAGRLAEALAGLVAVTAVLLATAPGRAAAVTTVAIPFHPHATVRLEGAGWGHGVGMSQWGARGRAHAGQSAAHILQAYYPGTAIGHADTGGTQIRVLIDRGYRPPAVDGSRGSSNGLPGDIIGVGGSWQVEGVTGPLPAGARLQMLEQTGSGGITVGVINPSGVWTQGFQLPSVLVIKPLDATTRLRAVHKPAGKSEHVPNAYLDTYRGSLVLHAHGESLVDTVNVLPIEDYLRGVVPAEMPYHWPAAALQAQAIAARGYALTGLRPQHPLWDIDDTPNHQAYAGANHERETTNAAVDATAGQVLTYAGQNVRPYYFSTSNGHTEASSDQFGGAPLPYLMGISDLDPSGRPWDADSPFGTWRTQAFGLTVLGDALRAAAGVTLGDIQSLEIRRTDGGRTVRIQVNGTAGSATVSHRDFRTAFNQHAAPQVGAIAGSHFRIVLGHSLTRPVVPLNLPNNQSRYYEETGHNIVYGFLRYFDANGGVETFGLPLTEEFELGGRTVQYFEKARFEYHPEHAGTRYEVQLGLLGDELTAARRPFPRAEPIPREPNHRYFPETRQAVHFAFLAYWESQGALDRFGYPISDEMSENGRTVQYFQRARFEWYPEFGEVRLGSIGAELLRQRGLLP is encoded by the coding sequence GTGAGACGACACGCCCCCATCTTCCGCTGGTGCCGGGCGGGCCGGCTGGCAGAGGCCCTTGCGGGCCTGGTTGCCGTGACGGCGGTGTTGCTGGCAACCGCGCCAGGCCGCGCGGCCGCCGTGACCACCGTCGCCATCCCCTTTCATCCCCATGCCACCGTTCGGCTCGAAGGCGCGGGATGGGGCCACGGCGTCGGCATGTCGCAGTGGGGCGCGCGCGGCCGGGCGCACGCCGGCCAATCCGCGGCGCACATCCTGCAGGCCTACTACCCGGGCACTGCAATCGGCCACGCGGACACCGGCGGCACGCAGATCCGCGTGCTCATCGACCGTGGGTACCGGCCGCCGGCCGTCGACGGCTCGAGAGGCTCATCCAACGGTCTGCCGGGCGACATCATCGGCGTCGGCGGAAGCTGGCAAGTCGAGGGCGTCACCGGCCCGCTGCCGGCGGGCGCCCGTCTGCAGATGCTCGAGCAGACCGGCAGCGGCGGTATCACCGTCGGCGTGATCAATCCCAGCGGCGTATGGACGCAGGGGTTCCAGCTGCCGAGCGTCTTGGTCATCAAGCCCTTGGATGCCACAACGCGCCTGCGTGCGGTGCACAAGCCCGCCGGCAAGAGCGAGCACGTCCCAAACGCCTATCTCGATACCTATCGCGGCTCGCTGGTGCTGCACGCCCACGGCGAATCCCTGGTCGACACCGTCAACGTCCTGCCCATCGAGGACTATCTGCGCGGCGTGGTGCCGGCGGAGATGCCCTATCACTGGCCCGCGGCGGCGCTGCAAGCCCAGGCGATCGCCGCACGTGGCTACGCCCTCACCGGACTCCGGCCGCAACACCCTCTGTGGGACATCGACGACACGCCGAACCACCAGGCCTACGCGGGCGCCAACCACGAGCGCGAGACGACCAATGCGGCGGTCGACGCCACGGCCGGCCAGGTGCTGACCTACGCCGGCCAGAATGTGCGCCCCTACTACTTCAGCACCTCGAACGGCCACACCGAGGCCAGCAGCGACCAGTTTGGCGGCGCGCCGCTGCCTTATCTGATGGGCATTTCCGACCTCGACCCATCGGGCCGCCCCTGGGACGCCGACTCGCCATTCGGCACCTGGCGCACCCAGGCCTTCGGCTTGACGGTGCTGGGCGACGCCCTGCGGGCTGCGGCAGGGGTCACCCTGGGCGATATCCAGAGCCTGGAGATCCGCCGCACGGACGGCGGCCGCACCGTGCGCATCCAGGTCAACGGCACCGCCGGCTCGGCGACCGTGAGCCACCGCGACTTCAGAACCGCGTTCAACCAGCACGCGGCGCCCCAGGTGGGCGCCATCGCGGGCTCGCACTTCCGCATCGTGCTCGGACATTCGCTCACACGGCCCGTGGTTCCCCTGAACCTGCCCAACAACCAGTCCCGCTACTACGAGGAAACCGGCCACAACATCGTCTACGGCTTTCTGCGCTACTTCGACGCCAACGGCGGCGTCGAGACCTTCGGGCTGCCGCTCACCGAGGAGTTCGAACTGGGTGGCCGCACCGTGCAGTATTTCGAAAAGGCCCGCTTCGAATATCACCCCGAGCACGCCGGCACCCGCTACGAGGTCCAACTCGGCCTGCTGGGCGATGAGCTTACGGCCGCACGGCGGCCCTTCCCGCGCGCCGAGCCGATCCCTCGCGAGCCCAACCACCGCTACTTCCCCGAAACCCGGCAGGCGGTGCACTTCGCCTTCCTGGCCTATTGGGAGTCGCAAGGCGCGCTCGACCGCTTCGGCTATCCGATTTCCGACGAGATGTCGGAGAACGGGCGCACCGTGCAGTACTTCCAGCGCGCCCGGTTCGAGTGGTATCCAGAGTTCGGCGAGGTCCGCCTGGGTTCGATCGGCGCCGAGCTGCTACGGCAGCGCGGGCTGCTGCCATAG
- a CDS encoding 2-hydroxyacid dehydrogenase → MRIALYQEFGEGCRRLTHELLPDAPGWELIETRHVGADIGSLTDEDADIIRSAEVVIATPLSPLPDAIYDPDGRVRLIQLLSAGYDTVDLDRCRAAGQLLATNGGANAVAVAEHTILLILSVLRRLPVIDRDTRSGRWTAAKTPEWEPHELEGRTVGLVGFGQIGRQVAQRLHPFGVELQYFDVVQAPSEVTESLKVRHVSWTELLETSDIVSLHVPLMESTRGLIGAAELAQMKPDAIVINTARGGVIDEDALVDALQQGRLGGAGLDAFVEEPFPAGQALAALDSVVLTPHFAGPTYESWTKRIRFAYENIARVERNQRPESVVHELGDLPLRPPR, encoded by the coding sequence ATGAGAATTGCGCTCTACCAGGAGTTCGGCGAGGGATGCCGGCGCCTGACCCATGAGCTTCTGCCGGATGCGCCCGGCTGGGAGCTGATCGAAACGCGGCACGTTGGCGCTGACATCGGCTCGCTGACCGACGAGGACGCCGACATCATCCGCAGCGCCGAGGTCGTGATCGCCACGCCGCTCAGTCCCTTGCCGGACGCCATCTACGATCCCGACGGGCGTGTGCGGCTGATCCAACTCCTGTCCGCGGGCTACGACACGGTTGATCTCGACCGCTGCCGGGCGGCCGGGCAGCTGCTGGCCACCAACGGCGGCGCGAACGCCGTTGCCGTGGCCGAGCACACCATCCTGCTCATCCTCTCCGTGCTGCGGCGGCTGCCGGTGATCGACCGCGATACGCGGTCCGGCCGTTGGACGGCGGCCAAGACGCCCGAGTGGGAGCCGCACGAGCTCGAGGGACGCACCGTTGGGCTGGTGGGCTTCGGGCAAATCGGCCGGCAGGTCGCGCAGCGGCTGCACCCGTTCGGCGTGGAGTTGCAGTACTTCGACGTGGTGCAGGCGCCGAGCGAGGTGACCGAGAGCCTGAAGGTCCGCCACGTGTCGTGGACCGAACTGCTGGAGACTTCGGACATCGTCTCGCTGCACGTGCCGCTGATGGAGAGCACGCGCGGCCTGATCGGAGCCGCCGAGCTGGCCCAAATGAAGCCTGACGCGATCGTGATCAACACGGCGCGGGGCGGAGTGATCGACGAAGACGCGCTCGTCGATGCGCTGCAGCAAGGTCGTCTGGGCGGCGCCGGCCTCGATGCGTTCGTCGAAGAGCCGTTTCCCGCCGGGCAGGCGCTGGCCGCGCTCGACTCAGTCGTGCTGACGCCGCACTTCGCAGGCCCGACCTACGAAAGCTGGACCAAGCGCATCCGCTTCGCCTACGAAAACATCGCCCGCGTGGAACGCAACCAACGCCCCGAATCGGTCGTGCACGAGCTGGGGGATTTGCCCCTGCGACCCCCGCGGTAG